From the genome of Pseudomonas sp. TMP9, one region includes:
- the pbpG gene encoding D-alanyl-D-alanine endopeptidase, translated as MKIRHSLVNLLLICSCLAVASHAHAATTKQQDLAAGSALLVDLQTNQVLYERNADSVVPIASVTKLMTAMVTLDAKLPLDEVLPIMIRDTQEMRGVFSRVRVGSELSRRDMLLLALMASENRAAASLAHHYPGGHGAFIAAMNAKALALGMNNSRFVEPTGLSEHNVSSARDLVLMLKAARQYPLISQFSTTSEKTQAFRKPNYTLGFRNTNSLVRKPGWSVQLSKTGYTGEAGRCLVMNTVMNKRPVAFVVLDAFGKYTHMADANRLKRWLETGTITAVPPAAISYRQQKLAQRQIQVAQ; from the coding sequence GTGAAAATCCGTCATTCGCTCGTAAATCTGCTGCTGATCTGCAGTTGCCTTGCTGTTGCCTCGCACGCCCATGCTGCCACGACCAAACAACAAGACTTGGCCGCTGGCAGTGCCTTGCTGGTCGACTTGCAAACTAATCAGGTGCTCTATGAGCGCAATGCCGACAGCGTAGTGCCGATTGCCTCCGTCACCAAGTTAATGACCGCCATGGTCACCCTTGACGCCAAATTGCCGCTCGACGAGGTGCTGCCGATCATGATTCGCGACACCCAAGAAATGCGCGGCGTGTTCTCCCGCGTGCGCGTGGGCAGCGAACTGAGCCGCCGCGATATGCTATTGCTGGCCTTGATGGCCTCGGAAAATCGCGCCGCTGCCAGTTTGGCGCACCATTACCCGGGCGGCCACGGCGCCTTTATCGCCGCAATGAACGCCAAGGCGCTCGCGCTGGGCATGAACAATTCGCGTTTTGTCGAGCCGACGGGTTTGTCCGAGCACAATGTATCCAGCGCCCGCGACTTGGTATTGATGCTTAAGGCTGCACGCCAGTACCCGCTGATCAGCCAGTTCAGCACCACCTCGGAAAAAACCCAGGCCTTTCGCAAGCCCAACTACACCTTAGGTTTTCGCAACACCAACAGCCTGGTGCGCAAACCCGGCTGGAGCGTGCAGCTGAGCAAGACCGGCTACACCGGTGAGGCGGGCCGCTGCCTGGTGATGAACACCGTCATGAATAAACGCCCAGTGGCATTCGTGGTGCTGGATGCCTTCGGCAAGTACACCCACATGGCCGACGCCAACCGCCTTAAGCGCTGGTTGGAAACCGGCACGATCACCGCCGTGCCACCCGCTGCCATCAGCTACCGCCAGCAAAAATTGGCGCAGCGGCAAATTCAGGTGGCGCAGTAG
- a CDS encoding glutamine synthetase family protein has protein sequence MTTVFPDLLSEVRAFRAAYPDVRYVDLISLDIPGHFYGKRYPIDMLEKVAAGGPLKIPQNCVLLGVQGGLYPIGDYCFNDGDPDAPRRLIPGTLKPVRWENQPLGQMLISSDGTAAPIEFEPREVLARVLKRLAARGIRPVVAFELEFYLFDRALQDGLPQFPRDPLCGDEDNQPNMHIERLSRFADVLHEIVDAANEQGVDANVITAELGPGQFEINFGHCDDGLRAADWAALFCRSTRGVALKHGQRASFMSKPYLHAPGSGMHVHVSLYDAAGNNLLAADAQRPLRHAVAGCLELLPHCMPIFAANHNAFRRYGAMVNAASRASWGFEDRDACIRIPESDGKNLRIEHRLAGADANPYLVLAAILVGMEHGLDAAKEPIASLNENRQSGIDFPQDMLSAVSAMRDHPVVNQGLGEECVMVYCENKRQDHLAFMQDVSAREYRWFL, from the coding sequence ATAACAACCGTATTTCCCGACCTGCTCAGCGAAGTCCGTGCCTTCCGCGCGGCTTACCCAGACGTACGCTATGTCGACCTGATCAGCCTGGATATTCCCGGGCATTTCTACGGCAAGCGTTACCCCATCGACATGCTGGAAAAAGTCGCGGCCGGCGGCCCGCTGAAAATCCCGCAGAACTGTGTGCTGTTGGGGGTGCAAGGCGGCCTGTACCCGATTGGCGATTACTGCTTCAACGACGGCGACCCGGACGCCCCGCGCCGGCTAATCCCCGGCACGCTGAAACCGGTGCGCTGGGAAAACCAACCGCTGGGGCAAATGCTGATCAGCTCCGATGGCACTGCGGCACCGATCGAGTTCGAGCCGCGTGAAGTACTCGCCCGCGTGCTCAAGCGCCTGGCAGCACGGGGTATTCGCCCAGTGGTGGCCTTCGAGCTAGAGTTCTACTTGTTTGACCGCGCGCTGCAAGACGGCCTGCCGCAGTTCCCCCGCGACCCGCTGTGCGGCGATGAAGATAACCAGCCAAATATGCACATCGAGCGTCTGTCGCGCTTTGCCGATGTGCTGCACGAAATTGTCGATGCCGCCAATGAACAAGGCGTGGACGCCAACGTGATCACCGCCGAACTCGGTCCCGGCCAGTTCGAGATCAACTTCGGCCACTGCGACGACGGCCTGCGCGCCGCCGACTGGGCTGCATTGTTCTGCCGCAGCACCCGTGGCGTGGCGCTTAAACACGGCCAGCGCGCCAGCTTTATGAGCAAGCCGTACTTGCACGCACCGGGCAGCGGCATGCATGTGCACGTCAGCCTGTACGACGCGGCCGGTAACAACCTGCTGGCCGCCGATGCACAGCGCCCGCTGCGTCATGCTGTGGCCGGCTGCTTAGAATTGCTGCCGCACTGCATGCCGATCTTCGCCGCCAACCACAACGCCTTCCGTCGCTACGGCGCCATGGTCAACGCCGCCAGCCGCGCCAGTTGGGGCTTTGAGGACCGTGACGCGTGTATTCGCATTCCTGAATCGGATGGTAAAAACCTGCGCATCGAGCACCGCTTGGCCGGCGCTGACGCTAACCCTTACTTGGTGCTGGCGGCGATTTTAGTGGGCATGGAGCACGGGCTGGATGCTGCTAAGGAACCGATTGCGTCCCTCAACGAAAATCGCCAAAGCGGCATCGACTTCCCCCAAGACATGCTCAGCGCCGTCAGCGCCATGCGTGATCACCCGGTGGTCAACCAAGGCTTGGGCGAAGAGTGTGTGATGGTCTACTGCGAGAACAAACGCCAAGACCACCTGGCCTTTATGCAAGACGTCAGCGCACGGGAATACCGCTGGTTTCTCTAG
- a CDS encoding XRE family transcriptional regulator — translation MDMQEEIDGLAILIRDLRKHKNLTLGELAARIERSVGFLSQVERGLSRPTVADLTAISETLGVPTTYFYSLSKPRDVPWVTRPGERRTLHYAGGITDVLASPTMAGGFSMLESRLDPGATSGEGHLNDSSEQGGFVLEGELTIWYGADAAPVTLNPNDSFQLPPHAQFRYANLSDSPTRVLWVFT, via the coding sequence ATGGACATGCAGGAAGAAATCGACGGCCTGGCGATCTTGATCCGCGACCTGCGCAAGCACAAGAACCTCACCCTCGGTGAGCTGGCCGCACGCATCGAGCGCTCGGTGGGCTTTCTCTCGCAGGTCGAGCGCGGTTTGTCGCGGCCAACCGTGGCTGACCTCACCGCCATCAGCGAAACCCTCGGCGTACCGACCACCTATTTCTACAGCCTGAGTAAACCGCGTGACGTGCCCTGGGTCACTCGCCCCGGCGAGCGCCGCACCCTGCATTACGCCGGTGGCATTACCGACGTGCTGGCCTCGCCGACCATGGCCGGTGGCTTCTCCATGCTCGAAAGCCGCCTGGACCCCGGCGCCACCAGCGGTGAAGGGCATTTGAACGACAGCTCGGAACAGGGTGGTTTCGTCCTCGAAGGCGAGCTGACCATCTGGTACGGCGCAGACGCTGCGCCCGTCACCCTTAACCCGAATGACAGTTTCCAGCTGCCGCCGCATGCACAGTTTCGCTATGCCAATCTTTCCGATTCCCCCACACGAGTGCTCTGGGTTTTCACCTAA
- the chrA gene encoding chromate efflux transporter: protein MPELSAPTAPPAVSLREAFWFWLKLGLISFGGPAGQIAIMHQELVEKRRWLSERRFLHALNYCMLLPGPEAQQLATYIGWLLHRTWGGVIAGVLFVLPSLFILIGLSWLYIAFGDVPLVAGIFYGIKPAVTAIVAQAAWRIGSRALQNNWLWGIAGASFVAIFAFNLPFPLIVIAAALLGYFGGRFLPEQFSLGGGHAAADKSYGPALIDDDSPPAAHTRFRASRLALLLLVGALLWLLPMGLLTWLYGWDGKLTQMAWFFTKAALLTFGGAYAVLPYVYQGAIDHYGWLTPTQMIDGLALGETTPGPLIMVVAFVAFIGAYLQPVFAGDSGFISGAVAAALVTWFTFLPSFLFILAGGPLVESTHGELKFTAPLTAITAAVVGVILNLALFFAYHVLWPQGFDGTFDWPSAVIALAAALALLRFKRGVMEVLLVSALAGLAVFLLR from the coding sequence ATGCCTGAGTTATCTGCACCCACAGCACCGCCAGCGGTCAGCCTGCGCGAGGCCTTCTGGTTCTGGTTGAAACTGGGCTTGATCAGTTTTGGCGGGCCGGCCGGGCAGATCGCAATCATGCATCAGGAGTTGGTGGAGAAACGCCGTTGGTTGTCTGAGCGGCGGTTTCTCCATGCACTGAACTACTGCATGTTGCTGCCGGGGCCGGAGGCGCAACAGTTGGCCACTTATATTGGCTGGCTGCTGCACCGCACCTGGGGCGGGGTGATCGCTGGGGTGCTGTTTGTACTGCCCTCGCTGTTTATTCTGATTGGCTTGTCTTGGCTGTATATCGCTTTTGGTGATGTGCCGCTGGTGGCAGGGATTTTTTACGGGATCAAACCGGCGGTCACTGCGATTGTGGCGCAGGCGGCTTGGCGCATCGGCTCCCGCGCGCTGCAGAACAACTGGCTGTGGGGCATTGCCGGGGCATCTTTTGTCGCCATCTTCGCCTTCAACCTGCCGTTCCCATTGATCGTGATAGCCGCCGCGCTTTTGGGTTATTTCGGTGGCCGATTCTTGCCCGAGCAGTTCAGTTTGGGCGGCGGGCATGCGGCGGCGGACAAGTCTTATGGCCCCGCCTTGATTGATGACGATAGCCCGCCGGCGGCGCATACGCGCTTTCGCGCCTCGCGGCTTGCGCTGTTGCTGCTGGTCGGCGCGCTGCTCTGGCTGCTACCGATGGGCCTGCTGACCTGGCTGTATGGCTGGGACGGCAAGCTGACGCAGATGGCCTGGTTCTTCACCAAGGCGGCCCTGCTGACCTTTGGCGGTGCTTATGCGGTGCTGCCGTATGTCTATCAGGGTGCAATCGACCATTACGGTTGGCTAACGCCCACGCAGATGATCGACGGTCTGGCATTGGGCGAAACCACACCGGGGCCGCTGATCATGGTGGTGGCGTTTGTCGCGTTTATTGGTGCTTACCTGCAGCCGGTTTTTGCCGGCGACTCTGGCTTTATCAGCGGGGCAGTAGCGGCAGCGTTGGTCACTTGGTTTACCTTTCTGCCGTCTTTTCTATTCATTCTCGCCGGCGGGCCGCTGGTAGAGTCGACTCATGGCGAGCTGAAGTTCACCGCGCCGCTGACCGCAATCACCGCTGCCGTGGTCGGGGTCATCCTTAATCTGGCGTTGTTCTTTGCCTACCACGTGCTCTGGCCGCAGGGCTTCGACGGTACCTTTGACTGGCCGTCGGCGGTGATCGCCCTGGCAGCGGCGCTGGCGCTGCTGCGCTTCAAGCGAGGGGTGATGGAGGTGCTGCTGGTGTCGGCGCTGGCCGGGCTGGCGGTGTTTCTGCTGCGATAA